The Humulus lupulus chromosome 3, drHumLupu1.1, whole genome shotgun sequence genome window below encodes:
- the LOC133825292 gene encoding uncharacterized protein LOC133825292: ELFVDLIELDMDDFDIILGMDWLTRYGATIDCRRRMVTFEPEGEAPFVFVGSVDGPRVPVISVLKARDLMQEGCIGFLASIVDSSKVAAVGPNETRVVCEFPDLFPADLPGLPPQREIEFVIELLTIKNKYPLPRIDDLFDQLQGSIVFSKIDLRSGYYQLRIRDEDIPKTAFRTRYGHYEFLVMSFGLTNAPAAFMDLMNRIFKDYLDKFVIVFIDDILGFSRIATPLTELTRKKTKFVWTDRCENSFKELKRRLITAPVLSLPTDNEKFVVYCDASRQGLGCVLMQAGKVIAYASRQLKEYEQRYPTHDLELAASLKYFFTQKDLNMRQRRWLELVKDYDCDILYHPGKANVVADALSRRGPGQLYSSRQISDRLAGEMTRAGIELVVGRLANITLQSTLLERIKEAQGKDPQLVERRENVLSGEWKWEDIAMDFVVGLPKTVGQHDSVWVIVDRYTKSAHFLPVKTTYTVEQYAELYVKEIVRLHGAPRSIVSDRDPTFTSKFWKSLQKAMGTQLRFSTAYHPQTDGQSERTIQILEDMLRACVLDFEGSWSKYLPLIEFSYNNSYQATIGVAPYEMLYGRKCRSPIHWDETGERRYLGPEMVQRTNEALEKIRARMLASQSRQKSYSDQKRRSVEFQVGDHVFLRVSPLRGVKRFGVRGKLSPRFVGPFEVLERIGEVAYRLAMPPALSGVHDVFHVSMLRKYVSDSTHVLSYENLELDRDLSYEEKPIQILDRKDKVLRSKTIPLVKVLWRNSKVEEATWELESDMRERHPE; this comes from the exons gaattgtttgttgacctgattgaactagatatggacgattttgacataatactagggatggattggttgacgcgatatggagcaacaattgattgtaggcgacgaatggtgacctttgaaccggagggcgaggcaccctttgtgttcgtgggatcggtggatggaccgcgggtacctgtgatctcggtactaaaggctagagacctgatgcaagagggttgcataggattcctagcaagtatagtggattcctctaaggtggcggcagtgggaccgaatgaaaccagagtcgtctgcgagtttccagacttgtttccagcagatctgccggggttgccgccacagcgggagatcgagttcgtcattgagttg ctgaccatcaagaacaaatatccattgcctaggatcgacgatttatttgatcagcttcaagggagtatagtgttttcgaagattgatctccgatcaggctactatcaattgaggatcagagatgaggacataccaaagactgcatttcggactcggtatgggcattatgaatttctggttatgtcctttggattaaccaatgccccggcggcatttatggatttgatgaacagaatttttaaggattacttggataagtttgtgattgtgtttattgatgatatccta gggttctccagaattgctactccgttgacagaattgacaaggaagaagaccaagtttgtgtggacagatcgatgcgagaatagcttcaaagagctgaagcggcggttgattactgcaccagtgctgagcctgccaacggataatgagaagtttgtggtctactgtgacgcttccagacagggtctgggatgcgtgttgatgcaggctgggaaagtgatagcgtacgcatcaaggcaattaaaggagtacgagcagaggtatcccacgcatgacctggaattagctgca agtctaaagtatttctttacccagaaggacttgaacatgcgccagagacggtggcttgagctggtaaaggattacgattgtgatatcctataccatcctgggaaggctaatgtggtggctgacgcattgagccgaaggggcccaggacagttgtatagttcgaggcagatatctgacagactagcaggagagatgaccagagcaggtatagagctagtggttgggaggttagccaacattactcttcagtcaacactcctcgagaggattaaggaagcacagggaaaggacccccagttagttgagcgTAGAGAGAACGTCCtatcggga gagtggaaatgggaagatattgccatggactttgtggtaggattgccaaagaccgtgggtcagcatgactcggtatgggtgattgtggacaggtataccaagtccgcccacttcttacctgtgaagacgacttatactgtggagcagtatgcagagctttatgttaaggagatcgttcgacttcatggggctccgaggtcaatagtatccgacagagaccccactttcacttccaagttttggaagagcctgcagaaggcaatgggcacgcagcttcggtttagtaccgcttatcatcctcagacggatggacagtctgagaggacaattcaaatactggaggacatgttacgagcttgtgtcttggattttgagggatcttggagtaagtacctccctctgattgagttttcgtacaataacagttatcaggcgactatcggagtggctccgtatgagatgttgtatggtagaaaatgcagatcaccgattcactgggatgagacaggtgagagaaggtatttaggtcctgagatggttcagaggaccaatgaggcacttgagaaaattagagctcgtatgctcgcctcccagagtcgccagaagagttattcagatcagaaacgcaggagcgtagaatttcaggttggtgatcatgtattcctcagggtttcacccctgagaggagtaaaacgatttggcgttcggggcaagctgagtcccaggtttgttggcccatttgaggttctagaacgaattggggaggtggcttataggttagcaatgcctccagctttatcaggagttcatgacgtgtttcatgtgtccatgctccggaagtatgtttcggactctactcatgtgttgagctatgagaacttggagttggatcgggacttatcatacgaagaaaagcctattcagatccttgataggaaggacaaggtcttgaggagcaagaccatccccttggttaaagtattgtggagaaacagcaaggtcgaagaggcgacatgggaactggaatcagatatgcgggagcggcatcccgag